Genomic segment of Vicinamibacterales bacterium:
CGGCTCTTCTGATTCCAATCCCGCGTGCTCGCCTGACGGAAAGTGGGTGATGTTCTCGTCTGTAAGAGAGCGCGTTGCGTCCCTCTGGCGTGTTTCCATCGACGGCGGTCAGCCAACCCCGTTGATCGAGGGAGAGAGTTACGACGCGCTGCCCTCTCCGAGAGGACGGCTGATCTACTACTCGACGTCCCATTGGAGCGAGCGACCGGTTCCCATCAGATCCACCCGCTGGATCGTCGCGTCACTCGGCGATTTGAAGCAGGTGCTCAGCATGGCCGCGCCGGAGGACGCGAGCTTCGGAGTTCCGCCGGTCTGGGCGCCGGACGACAGCGGCCTCGATTACGTCGTGACTCGGAACGGGGTGTCGAACATCTGGCGGCAGCCGCTGACCGGCGGACGCCCTGTGCAGATCACGAGGTTCAGTGTGGGAAGAGTCTTCAGCTTCGCCTGGTCCCCGAATGGCCGTTGGCTGTCGCTCGGCAGCGGCGTCAACCGAAGCGACGTTGTCCTGATGTCGAGCGAGCGGTAGCGCAACGAACCCGAATATCACAGCTCCTTTTCCGCCAGGCGCCGGAACTCGTCGGGGACCGAACGGCCACCCCGCGATGCCGACGCGTAATCCACGGCGTTTCCTCCGAAGCGCTTGCGGATCGCGTCGACGGCCCGGTCCGCGCAGGATCGCGCCAGGCCCTTCCTGGTGCCGGGGCGGCGTCCGTCGCCGCCCAGCCCAAGCGGCAGCTCCAGCTGCACGACCGCAGGCGCGTCGAGCTGCGAGACGGAGATCGCCAGCAGCGAGATCATCCGTTCACCGGGGTGATCGGCAAGGACGCCGCGCACCAGGTCCTCGGCGACCTCGGCGAGAGCCCTCGTTGCGGAGATCGGCGCCGACAGCGTGAGCGAGCGCGTCACCGAGCGCAGGTCGGCGAAGCGCACGCGGACGGTGATCGTCCGGCCCGCCAGCGACCTGGCGCGCAGCCTGCCGCCGATGCGGTCGGCGAGGTGATGGAGCACCGGTTTGAACACGCGTTCGATCGCGGGCCGTCGTCCGAGCGCCGATTGTGCGCCCGCGGAGCGCGCGCGCCGGCGCGTCTGGATCTGACGCGGATCGCGGTTCCACGCGAGCGCCGTCAGTTTCTTCCCCACCGCGTGTCCCAGCAATCGCTCGACCGATTGAGGCGCGATCGCCGCCAGTTGACCGATCGTGGCCACGCCGATCCTGGCGAGCCGCGCCTCGGTGGCGGGGCCCACGCCCCACATCAGCGCGACCGGCAGCCCGTGAAGGAACTCGAGTTCGGTGTCCGGATCGACCACGACCAGTCCGTCCGGCTTGGCGACCTGCGATGCGACCTTGGCCAGGTGCTTGGTACGCGCGACGCCGATCGACATCGGCAGGCCCAGTTCGGCGCGCACGCGAGCCCGAACCGTCGTGGCGATCTGCTCCGGCGAGCCAAAGAGATGCGTGCATCCTGCGACGTCGGCGAAGGCTTCGTC
This window contains:
- the dinB gene encoding DNA polymerase IV: MPGPAATILHADLDAFYASVEQLLDPRLRGRPIAVGGGVVLAASYEARAFGVRSGMPGRRARQLCPDLLFVAGHFHEYQRLGDAAIAVLSDFTPSIERISIDEAFADVAGCTHLFGSPEQIATTVRARVRAELGLPMSIGVARTKHLAKVASQVAKPDGLVVVDPDTELEFLHGLPVALMWGVGPATEARLARIGVATIGQLAAIAPQSVERLLGHAVGKKLTALAWNRDPRQIQTRRRARSAGAQSALGRRPAIERVFKPVLHHLADRIGGRLRARSLAGRTITVRVRFADLRSVTRSLTLSAPISATRALAEVAEDLVRGVLADHPGERMISLLAISVSQLDAPAVVQLELPLGLGGDGRRPGTRKGLARSCADRAVDAIRKRFGGNAVDYASASRGGRSVPDEFRRLAEKEL